One segment of Carya illinoinensis cultivar Pawnee chromosome 1, C.illinoinensisPawnee_v1, whole genome shotgun sequence DNA contains the following:
- the LOC122310251 gene encoding syntaxin-71-like isoform X1, with protein sequence MSISDLVTRVDSICQKYDKYDVDKHKDANDYGDDAFARLYTVVELEAAAALQKSEGAATEKNRATAIAMNAEIRRTKARLIEELPKLQRLAFKKVKGLSKEELEARNDLVSALKEKIEAIPDGSTTSGTKEPGGWTASASYTGIKIDTTSDGRFDREYFQQTEESDRFRQEYEMRRMKQDQGLDVIAEGLDTLKDMARDINEEFDRQLPLMDEIDDKVDRANADLKNTNVRLKETVTKLRSSRNFCIDIILLCIILGIAAYLYNALK encoded by the exons ATGAGTATCAGCGATTTAGTTACACGGGTCGACTCGATTTGCCAGAAGTACGACAAGTACGACGTTGATAAGCACAAGGATGCAAATGATTACGGGGACGATGCTTTTGCTCGTTTATACACTGTCGTCGAGCTCGAAGCCGCGGCAGCCCTCCAG AAATCAGAGGGGGCTGCCACAGAGAAGAACAGGGCAACTGCCATTGCCATGAATGCGGAGATTCGACGAACCAAAGCTCGTTTGATTGAGGAGCTCCCTAAATTGCAGAGACTTGCTTTTAAAAAG GTCAAAGGGCTTTCAAAAGAAGAGCTTGAGGCTCGAAATGATTTAGTTTCTGCACTGAAAGAGAAGATTGAAGCTATTCCTGATGGATCTACCACTAGTGGAACTAAAGAACCTGGTGGTTGGACAGCTTCTGCCTCATATACTGGAATCAAAATTGACACAACTTCAG ATGGGAGATTTGATCGTGAGTACTTCCAACAAACTGAAGAATCGGATCGGTTTAGGCAGGAGTATGAAATGCGAAGAATGAAACAG GATCAAGGTTTGGATGTTATAGCTGAGGGATTGGACACATTGAAAGACATGGCACGTGACATCAATGAG GAATTTGACAGACAACTGCCATTAATGGATGAAATAGATGATAAG GTTGATAGAGCAAACGCTGACCTTAAAAATACTAATGTGAGACTCAAGGAAACTGTAACCAAG cTGAGGTCCAGCCGCAACTTTTGCATTGATATCATTCTCTTGTGCATAATTTTAGGAATTGCTGCCTATTTATACAA CGCGTTAAAGTGA
- the LOC122310251 gene encoding syntaxin-71-like isoform X5, translated as MFPRSVWLLRKLKESLKIEQYETLDFMFYVEKSEGAATEKNRATAIAMNAEIRRTKARLIEELPKLQRLAFKKVKGLSKEELEARNDLVSALKEKIEAIPDGSTTSGTKEPGGWTASASYTGIKIDTTSDGRFDREYFQQTEESDRFRQEYEMRRMKQDQGLDVIAEGLDTLKDMARDINEEFDRQLPLMDEIDDKVDRANADLKNTNVRLKETVTKLRSSRNFCIDIILLCIILGIAAYLYNALK; from the exons ATGTTTCCAcgctctgtttggttgctgcgaAAATTGAAAGAAAGTCTAAAAATTGAACAATATGAAACGTTGGACTTCATGTTTTATGTAGAG AAATCAGAGGGGGCTGCCACAGAGAAGAACAGGGCAACTGCCATTGCCATGAATGCGGAGATTCGACGAACCAAAGCTCGTTTGATTGAGGAGCTCCCTAAATTGCAGAGACTTGCTTTTAAAAAG GTCAAAGGGCTTTCAAAAGAAGAGCTTGAGGCTCGAAATGATTTAGTTTCTGCACTGAAAGAGAAGATTGAAGCTATTCCTGATGGATCTACCACTAGTGGAACTAAAGAACCTGGTGGTTGGACAGCTTCTGCCTCATATACTGGAATCAAAATTGACACAACTTCAG ATGGGAGATTTGATCGTGAGTACTTCCAACAAACTGAAGAATCGGATCGGTTTAGGCAGGAGTATGAAATGCGAAGAATGAAACAG GATCAAGGTTTGGATGTTATAGCTGAGGGATTGGACACATTGAAAGACATGGCACGTGACATCAATGAG GAATTTGACAGACAACTGCCATTAATGGATGAAATAGATGATAAG GTTGATAGAGCAAACGCTGACCTTAAAAATACTAATGTGAGACTCAAGGAAACTGTAACCAAG cTGAGGTCCAGCCGCAACTTTTGCATTGATATCATTCTCTTGTGCATAATTTTAGGAATTGCTGCCTATTTATACAA CGCGTTAAAGTGA
- the LOC122310251 gene encoding syntaxin-71-like isoform X4, whose translation MSISDLVTRVDSICQKYDKYDVDKHKDANDYGDDAFARLYTVVELEAAAALQKSEGAATEKNRATAIAMNAEIRRTKARLIEELPKLQRLAFKKVKGLSKEELEARNDLVSALKEKIEAIPDGSTTSGTKEPGGWTASASYTGIKIDTTSDGRFDREYFQQTEESDRFRQEYEMRRMKQDQGLDVIAEGLDTLKDMARDINEEFDRQLPLMDEIDDKVDRANADLKNTNVRLKETVTKELLPIYTTR comes from the exons ATGAGTATCAGCGATTTAGTTACACGGGTCGACTCGATTTGCCAGAAGTACGACAAGTACGACGTTGATAAGCACAAGGATGCAAATGATTACGGGGACGATGCTTTTGCTCGTTTATACACTGTCGTCGAGCTCGAAGCCGCGGCAGCCCTCCAG AAATCAGAGGGGGCTGCCACAGAGAAGAACAGGGCAACTGCCATTGCCATGAATGCGGAGATTCGACGAACCAAAGCTCGTTTGATTGAGGAGCTCCCTAAATTGCAGAGACTTGCTTTTAAAAAG GTCAAAGGGCTTTCAAAAGAAGAGCTTGAGGCTCGAAATGATTTAGTTTCTGCACTGAAAGAGAAGATTGAAGCTATTCCTGATGGATCTACCACTAGTGGAACTAAAGAACCTGGTGGTTGGACAGCTTCTGCCTCATATACTGGAATCAAAATTGACACAACTTCAG ATGGGAGATTTGATCGTGAGTACTTCCAACAAACTGAAGAATCGGATCGGTTTAGGCAGGAGTATGAAATGCGAAGAATGAAACAG GATCAAGGTTTGGATGTTATAGCTGAGGGATTGGACACATTGAAAGACATGGCACGTGACATCAATGAG GAATTTGACAGACAACTGCCATTAATGGATGAAATAGATGATAAG GTTGATAGAGCAAACGCTGACCTTAAAAATACTAATGTGAGACTCAAGGAAACTGTAACCAAG GAATTGCTGCCTATTTATACAA CGCGTTAA
- the LOC122310251 gene encoding syntaxin-71-like isoform X2 → MSISDLVTRVDSICQKYDKYDVDKHKDANDYGDDAFARLYTVVELEAAAALQKSEGAATEKNRATAIAMNAEIRRTKARLIEELPKLQRLAFKKVKGLSKEELEARNDLVSALKEKIEAIPDGSTTSGTKEPGGWTASASYTGIKIDTTSDGRFDREYFQQTEESDRFRQEYEMRRMKQDQGLDVIAEGLDTLKDMARDINEEFDRQLPLMDEIDDKVDRANADLKNTNVRLKETVTKLRSSRNFCIDIILLCIILGIAAYLYK, encoded by the exons ATGAGTATCAGCGATTTAGTTACACGGGTCGACTCGATTTGCCAGAAGTACGACAAGTACGACGTTGATAAGCACAAGGATGCAAATGATTACGGGGACGATGCTTTTGCTCGTTTATACACTGTCGTCGAGCTCGAAGCCGCGGCAGCCCTCCAG AAATCAGAGGGGGCTGCCACAGAGAAGAACAGGGCAACTGCCATTGCCATGAATGCGGAGATTCGACGAACCAAAGCTCGTTTGATTGAGGAGCTCCCTAAATTGCAGAGACTTGCTTTTAAAAAG GTCAAAGGGCTTTCAAAAGAAGAGCTTGAGGCTCGAAATGATTTAGTTTCTGCACTGAAAGAGAAGATTGAAGCTATTCCTGATGGATCTACCACTAGTGGAACTAAAGAACCTGGTGGTTGGACAGCTTCTGCCTCATATACTGGAATCAAAATTGACACAACTTCAG ATGGGAGATTTGATCGTGAGTACTTCCAACAAACTGAAGAATCGGATCGGTTTAGGCAGGAGTATGAAATGCGAAGAATGAAACAG GATCAAGGTTTGGATGTTATAGCTGAGGGATTGGACACATTGAAAGACATGGCACGTGACATCAATGAG GAATTTGACAGACAACTGCCATTAATGGATGAAATAGATGATAAG GTTGATAGAGCAAACGCTGACCTTAAAAATACTAATGTGAGACTCAAGGAAACTGTAACCAAG cTGAGGTCCAGCCGCAACTTTTGCATTGATATCATTCTCTTGTGCATAATTTTAGGAATTGCTGCCTATTTATACAAGTAA
- the LOC122310251 gene encoding syntaxin-71-like isoform X6 has translation MNAEIRRTKARLIEELPKLQRLAFKKVKGLSKEELEARNDLVSALKEKIEAIPDGSTTSGTKEPGGWTASASYTGIKIDTTSDGRFDREYFQQTEESDRFRQEYEMRRMKQDQGLDVIAEGLDTLKDMARDINEEFDRQLPLMDEIDDKVDRANADLKNTNVRLKETVTKLRSSRNFCIDIILLCIILGIAAYLYNALK, from the exons ATGAATGCGGAGATTCGACGAACCAAAGCTCGTTTGATTGAGGAGCTCCCTAAATTGCAGAGACTTGCTTTTAAAAAG GTCAAAGGGCTTTCAAAAGAAGAGCTTGAGGCTCGAAATGATTTAGTTTCTGCACTGAAAGAGAAGATTGAAGCTATTCCTGATGGATCTACCACTAGTGGAACTAAAGAACCTGGTGGTTGGACAGCTTCTGCCTCATATACTGGAATCAAAATTGACACAACTTCAG ATGGGAGATTTGATCGTGAGTACTTCCAACAAACTGAAGAATCGGATCGGTTTAGGCAGGAGTATGAAATGCGAAGAATGAAACAG GATCAAGGTTTGGATGTTATAGCTGAGGGATTGGACACATTGAAAGACATGGCACGTGACATCAATGAG GAATTTGACAGACAACTGCCATTAATGGATGAAATAGATGATAAG GTTGATAGAGCAAACGCTGACCTTAAAAATACTAATGTGAGACTCAAGGAAACTGTAACCAAG cTGAGGTCCAGCCGCAACTTTTGCATTGATATCATTCTCTTGTGCATAATTTTAGGAATTGCTGCCTATTTATACAA CGCGTTAAAGTGA
- the LOC122310276 gene encoding uncharacterized protein LOC122310276 — MRIRKNAKLSPLWFSHPSAPEALQTHVCQLNQSPWDAISFAQDSQQFEGEDSFTGNASLGDSVGADESVASMMDAVAAKAEDMAMDDNDMVEKRAKVIEHGEERMRGNEFVLQKGERSSCCQKTDGKGWQCRKEAKEGQSLCEHHLSRLRSYNNSNHSFSRSAPAAAAAAAAAAAAGARRARARAAKKGGSSSNPYEFYYYSGFGPLWGRKRGHRGGGADARISKHIEPKRVDSNATTTTITTTTSTASISNTSQSTPSSSQLDNNEDFEYVDDEDDDDDDEDEAANGDSGKKRMRKPVKARSLKSLM, encoded by the exons ATGAGGATCCGCAAGAACGCGAAGCTCTCTCCCCTCTGGTTCTCCCACCCTTCAGCTCCCGAGGCTCTCCAGACGCACGTGTGCCAGCTCAACCAGTCGCCCTGGGATGCGATTTCCTTCGCCCAAGACTCCCAACAG TTCGAAGGAGAAGATAGCTTCACGGGAAATGCGAGCCTCGGAGATTCTGTTGGAGCTGACGAGAG TGTTGCGTCGATGATGGACGCGGTGGCAGCGAAGGCCGAGGATATGGCTATGGACGATAACGATATGGTCGAGAAGCGAGCGAAAGTGATTGAACATGGCGaagaaaggatgagggggaacGAATTTGTGTTGCAGAAGGGAGAAAGGAGCTCCTGCTGCCAGAAAACCGACGGGAAGGGTTGGCAGTGTAGGAAAGAGGCAAAAGAAGGGCAATCCTTGTGCGAACATCACTTGAGCCGTCTTAGGTCTTACAATAACAGCAACCATAGTTTCAGTAGATCAGCCCCAGCAGCTGCAGCAGCTGCTGCCGCGGCCGCGGCCGCTGGTGCTCGTCGCGCGAGAGCTCGCGCAGCGAAGAAGGGTGGTTCCTCCTCCAACCCTTACGAATTCTATTACTATTCTGGGTTCGGCCCGCTGTGGGGAAGAAAAAGAGGCcatcgaggaggaggagcagACGCAAGGATCAGCAAGCACATCGAACCCAAACGTGTCGACAGCAACGCCACTACTACTACTATTACTACTACAACAAGCACTGCATCCATCAGTAACACTTCTCAAAGCACTCCTTCCTCCTCGCAACTCGATAACAATGAGGATTTCGAGTACGTGGACGACgaagacgacgacgacgacgacgaagACGAGGCCGCCAACGGCGATAGCGGGAAGAAGCGGATGAGGAAGCCGGTGAAAGCTCGATCGTTGAAGTCTCTGATGTAG
- the LOC122310251 gene encoding syntaxin-71-like isoform X3, which yields MSISDLVTRVDSICQKYDKYDVDKHKDANDYGDDAFARLYTVVELEAAAALQKSEGAATEKNRATAIAMNAEIRRTKARLIEELPKLQRLAFKKVKGLSKEELEARNDLVSALKEKIEAIPDGSTTSGTKEPGGWTASASYTGIKIDTTSDGRFDREYFQQTEESDRFRQEYEMRRMKQDQGLDVIAEGLDTLKDMARDINEEFDRQLPLMDEIDDKVDRANADLKNTNVRLKETVTKELLPIYTSKLPILLNQLKNQN from the exons ATGAGTATCAGCGATTTAGTTACACGGGTCGACTCGATTTGCCAGAAGTACGACAAGTACGACGTTGATAAGCACAAGGATGCAAATGATTACGGGGACGATGCTTTTGCTCGTTTATACACTGTCGTCGAGCTCGAAGCCGCGGCAGCCCTCCAG AAATCAGAGGGGGCTGCCACAGAGAAGAACAGGGCAACTGCCATTGCCATGAATGCGGAGATTCGACGAACCAAAGCTCGTTTGATTGAGGAGCTCCCTAAATTGCAGAGACTTGCTTTTAAAAAG GTCAAAGGGCTTTCAAAAGAAGAGCTTGAGGCTCGAAATGATTTAGTTTCTGCACTGAAAGAGAAGATTGAAGCTATTCCTGATGGATCTACCACTAGTGGAACTAAAGAACCTGGTGGTTGGACAGCTTCTGCCTCATATACTGGAATCAAAATTGACACAACTTCAG ATGGGAGATTTGATCGTGAGTACTTCCAACAAACTGAAGAATCGGATCGGTTTAGGCAGGAGTATGAAATGCGAAGAATGAAACAG GATCAAGGTTTGGATGTTATAGCTGAGGGATTGGACACATTGAAAGACATGGCACGTGACATCAATGAG GAATTTGACAGACAACTGCCATTAATGGATGAAATAGATGATAAG GTTGATAGAGCAAACGCTGACCTTAAAAATACTAATGTGAGACTCAAGGAAACTGTAACCAAG GAATTGCTGCCTATTTATACAAGTAAGCTCCCTATCTTACTgaatcaacttaaaaatcagAATTAG